One genomic segment of Dehalogenimonas alkenigignens includes these proteins:
- a CDS encoding zf-TFIIB domain-containing protein gives MMRCPHDQAELRGVAAACHYGLPLRLDQCPECGGIWFDESELFRARQGEAARLEALDEASLARPTAAARHDLACPRDGTRLQRFTDRHFPSEVILERCPACRGLWLNRGHFRGYQRYREKKFTAVIESAGDLKFSEELKRLAAEHRQGNSTETMRKLGEFLSTPMGPGEAPSAEAERAVNTFISILMTLLRVAVLRG, from the coding sequence ATGATGAGATGCCCTCATGACCAGGCCGAGCTCCGCGGCGTGGCGGCGGCCTGCCACTACGGGCTGCCGCTGCGCCTCGACCAGTGCCCCGAATGCGGCGGCATCTGGTTCGACGAGTCGGAATTGTTCCGGGCGCGGCAGGGCGAAGCGGCCAGGCTGGAGGCGCTTGACGAGGCAAGCCTGGCCCGGCCGACGGCTGCGGCGCGGCATGACCTGGCCTGCCCCCGGGACGGGACCAGGCTGCAAAGGTTCACCGACCGGCATTTCCCGAGCGAGGTCATCCTCGAGCGGTGCCCGGCCTGCCGCGGGCTGTGGCTCAACCGGGGGCATTTCCGCGGCTACCAGCGCTACCGGGAGAAGAAGTTCACCGCCGTTATCGAGTCAGCCGGCGACCTGAAGTTCAGCGAGGAGTTGAAGCGGCTGGCGGCGGAGCACAGGCAGGGGAACTCAACGGAGACGATGCGCAAGCTGGGGGAGTTCCTGTCAACGCCGATGGGGCCTGGGGAGGCGCCCAGCGCCGAAGCGGAGCGGGCGGTGAATACGTTCATCAGCATCCTGATGACGCTGCTGCGGGTGGCGGTGCTGCGGGGGTAG
- a CDS encoding ferritin family protein, translating into MPASEQQRMIQAISAAIELETEGRECYLAAARNSANEAGRKLLKSLAEEEDDHRRRFESLYQSVSRDHGWPAAPLRAPSSRQIRQNLAAVCREIGVKVAGAAGELEMVNIAIEKEKKSHEFYREHAEKAAFQTEKEFYTVLADEEWEHARALLDYAEYLTNPEDWFAETEHPSLDGG; encoded by the coding sequence ATGCCCGCCTCAGAACAGCAAAGAATGATTCAGGCTATCAGCGCCGCCATTGAGCTTGAGACCGAAGGCCGCGAATGCTACCTGGCCGCCGCCCGGAACTCCGCCAACGAAGCCGGCCGCAAGCTGCTAAAGTCCCTGGCCGAGGAGGAAGACGACCACCGCCGCCGCTTTGAGTCGCTTTACCAGTCAGTCAGCCGGGATCACGGCTGGCCGGCCGCCCCGCTGCGCGCGCCGTCCTCACGCCAGATACGCCAGAACCTGGCCGCCGTCTGCCGCGAGATCGGCGTCAAGGTCGCCGGCGCCGCCGGCGAACTGGAGATGGTCAACATCGCCATCGAAAAAGAAAAGAAGAGCCACGAATTTTACCGGGAACACGCTGAAAAAGCCGCCTTCCAGACTGAAAAAGAGTTTTATACCGTCCTGGCCGATGAGGAATGGGAGCACGCCCGGGCGCTGCTGGACTACGCCGAATATCTGACCAATCCGGAGGACTGGTTCGCCGAGACGGAGCACCCGTCGCTGGACGGCGGTTAA
- a CDS encoding type II toxin-antitoxin system HicB family antitoxin, producing the protein MTQYIQLTFEFQKEGRKWVGYCRELGTSAYGKTMEEAESSLKSAIICHVNTLEELGEAARFFEENDITVLTERPSKSHPHMRPVDITMPAETDKLFKPHVQRIPILAGR; encoded by the coding sequence ATGACTCAGTATATCCAACTCACCTTTGAGTTCCAAAAAGAAGGCCGGAAGTGGGTTGGCTATTGTCGAGAATTAGGAACCTCAGCTTATGGCAAGACCATGGAAGAGGCTGAATCAAGTCTAAAATCTGCTATTATCTGCCACGTCAATACCTTGGAAGAACTCGGTGAGGCCGCTCGGTTTTTCGAGGAGAATGATATTACGGTTCTTACCGAAAGACCTAGTAAAAGTCACCCCCACATGAGACCTGTTGACATTACCATGCCCGCTGAAACCGACAAATTGTTCAAACCACATGTTCAACGAATACCGATTTTGGCTGGAAGATAG
- a CDS encoding type II toxin-antitoxin system HicA family toxin: MKVYTSIPAISGNKLIALLQKDGWSIKKHCDHGVSLFKNIGGINLVTVVPTKNDSLPEGTLQAILGSKQTKIGKNGLLSLINRYGL; the protein is encoded by the coding sequence ATGAAGGTATACACCTCGATCCCAGCCATATCTGGAAACAAATTAATTGCGTTGCTCCAGAAGGATGGTTGGAGTATTAAAAAACATTGTGATCACGGTGTATCTCTCTTCAAAAACATTGGCGGAATCAATCTAGTCACTGTCGTACCAACGAAAAATGACTCGTTGCCAGAAGGTACTTTACAGGCTATTTTGGGTTCAAAACAAACCAAGATTGGCAAGAATGGCCTACTTTCATTGATCAATCGATACGGGCTTTGA
- a CDS encoding nitroreductase family protein: protein MNETLKLIHNRRSVRAYSPKPVTRADKDAILAAAFRAPTAGNLMLYSIIEVEDQSLKDRLAVSCDHQPFIARAPYVLLFLADLQRWWDYFIKCGAPGRAEASGLPNRRPQTGDLMLACCDALISAQTAVIAAESLGIGSCYIGDILEQYETHREMFDLPPYTLPVTLLCFGYPTAAAAKRKLTSRFPGESIVHKDRYRPLDAAAMDHCFGDLENTFRSTARAVQYENAGQEIYCRKFAAGFSMELNRSVGKMLENWK, encoded by the coding sequence ATGAACGAGACGCTTAAACTCATCCACAACCGCCGCTCGGTGCGCGCCTACAGCCCGAAACCGGTTACCCGTGCCGATAAAGACGCCATCCTGGCCGCGGCTTTCAGAGCGCCCACGGCCGGCAATCTGATGCTATATTCCATCATCGAGGTGGAGGACCAGTCCCTCAAAGACCGCCTTGCGGTCAGCTGCGACCACCAGCCGTTCATCGCCAGAGCGCCGTACGTGCTGTTGTTCCTGGCGGATCTACAGCGGTGGTGGGACTACTTCATCAAATGCGGCGCTCCCGGACGGGCCGAGGCATCCGGGTTGCCCAACCGCAGGCCTCAAACCGGCGACCTGATGCTGGCCTGCTGCGACGCGCTCATTTCGGCCCAGACGGCGGTCATCGCCGCCGAATCCCTGGGGATAGGTTCATGTTATATCGGCGACATACTGGAGCAGTACGAGACGCACCGGGAAATGTTCGACTTGCCGCCGTACACCCTGCCGGTCACCCTGTTATGCTTCGGCTACCCGACAGCGGCGGCGGCGAAGAGAAAATTGACCAGCCGTTTCCCCGGAGAGAGTATCGTCCATAAAGACAGATACCGCCCGCTTGATGCTGCGGCAATGGACCATTGCTTTGGGGACCTGGAGAATACATTCCGCAGCACCGCAAGGGCAGTTCAATACGAAAACGCCGGCCAGGAGATATATTGCCGCAAGTTTGCCGCCGGTTTCTCGATGGAACTGAACCGTTCGGTTGGGAAAATGCTGGAAAACTGGAAATGA
- a CDS encoding PAS domain-containing protein — translation MDDKYFYRKIIDEIPLPVYVFQDGDLVYFNQAFVNYTGYSRNEIQNMNVMELVHPEDRSTFMCQTVSALSGKLDHLPKEPELRVVPKGGETRWIRLTPRMIDHNNQTAVLGVVTDITAYKN, via the coding sequence ATGGACGATAAATACTTTTACCGCAAGATCATCGATGAGATTCCGCTGCCAGTGTACGTCTTCCAGGACGGCGACCTGGTCTATTTCAATCAGGCTTTTGTAAATTACACCGGCTACAGCCGGAATGAAATTCAAAATATGAACGTAATGGAACTGGTGCATCCGGAAGACCGGAGTACCTTCATGTGCCAGACGGTTTCCGCCCTTTCCGGTAAACTGGACCACCTGCCGAAGGAGCCTGAGCTGCGGGTTGTACCCAAGGGCGGCGAAACCAGGTGGATCCGACTGACGCCGCGGATGATTGACCACAACAATCAGACGGCCGTCCTGGGCGTGGTGACCGATATCACGGCTTACAAGAACTAG
- a CDS encoding c-type cytochrome yields MRLPNRNAALLLLSTLLILTLTAAGCGKTAASIGNNPAPSTSAVLMGAQLYLASCAECHGANGEGTNKGNPVNRDSEASAGRTLEELTNLIKYHRSRLNLSDEQITSLANYLKQDLK; encoded by the coding sequence ATGAGGTTGCCGAACCGTAACGCCGCTCTTCTTTTATTATCCACTCTGCTGATTTTGACGCTGACCGCCGCCGGCTGCGGCAAGACGGCGGCATCGATCGGAAACAACCCGGCACCGTCAACTTCCGCCGTGTTAATGGGGGCTCAGTTATATTTGGCGTCCTGCGCCGAATGTCACGGAGCCAACGGCGAAGGCACCAATAAAGGAAATCCGGTCAACCGCGACTCCGAAGCCAGCGCCGGCCGCACCCTGGAAGAGCTGACCAATCTGATCAAATACCACCGCTCCAGGCTTAACCTGAGCGATGAGCAAATAACCTCACTGGCAAATTATCTGAAACAAGACCTGAAGTAA
- a CDS encoding c-type cytochrome has translation MKTRSLLLAATILTTFLTAASCGPAQEPTPTTPNPTSLDGAVLFAAYCAECHGANAEGTDRGSRITPDSPAILNRTEEQLISLVQFHRAALGLSPQQAAALASFLRDHQAMRFLAFAAAPKIMINYFR, from the coding sequence ATGAAAACTAGAAGTCTCCTTCTGGCCGCGACTATCTTAACCACGTTTCTGACCGCAGCTTCCTGCGGCCCCGCTCAGGAGCCGACCCCAACCACCCCGAACCCGACCTCGCTCGACGGCGCAGTCCTTTTCGCCGCCTACTGCGCCGAGTGCCACGGCGCTAACGCGGAAGGAACGGACCGCGGCAGCCGCATCACCCCGGACAGCCCGGCAATCTTAAACCGGACTGAAGAGCAGTTGATTTCCCTGGTTCAGTTTCACCGGGCCGCCCTCGGGTTGTCACCGCAGCAGGCCGCCGCCCTGGCCAGCTTTCTAAGAGACCACCAGGCGATGCGGTTTTTGGCGTTTGCAGCGGCGCCGAAAATTATGATAAATTACTTTCGTTAA
- a CDS encoding immune inhibitor A domain-containing protein, with amino-acid sequence MLKKAVSRFTAVLLALGVLVLLLPAAIPAAAAKVDYVPTDVGPKIRQWEATVDRIVKDDQPTGSSNVNASSLTVLDTKIFLILNDYFGSYQATYFYLVSESSKTQVWVQVNLAWTSGDPRTTPSIDDTQISYILNQFDNVILPTETDFFGGADPHDGSTAYLPGLLGLPSDYYFDSGGRNIVLISNIRDENYYDSTYPIYIAGFYSPSFEVYFDRNVITIDAYDWANRLGPDGTRAYLYEGVVAHEWQHLLHDDYDPDEETFINEGMSEYAEILCGYTQSLQGHLDAAAENPENSLVVWGDQGDEEILTDYGQAALFQIYLNEQFGRTFTQVLFHNPGNGISGVNSALSQMRINKTFSDLYHDFSVALLINSVKAGSKYAIKTFPGFKLDIGSPASPNLESYSLEGAPPWGTDYIWLDGNAKELLKFQFNGVPYSIFPTRWSSDDGWLWSGVGDLIDNWAIFETTGGGTLSFDTIWNLEDYWDFGFVQVSVDGGYTWSSLSNAYTTSDHDPNAHPTVIANLPGLTSYISAPINMRFDLSAYAGQDILIAFRCVTDWATYYGGWWVDNVYVDGELISDGTDASVFKDISQLFPVDNDYTVTFVAMKNSGKNKPGEYKVLTLRLDSVTDTGLFELNQILIWADQVVMLVTYDAPEGVTFYSDYSYEFGVKNSKLKK; translated from the coding sequence ATGTTGAAAAAAGCGGTCTCACGGTTCACTGCGGTTCTCCTGGCGCTCGGTGTTCTGGTGCTGTTGTTACCCGCGGCGATTCCGGCCGCGGCGGCGAAAGTCGATTACGTACCCACAGACGTCGGCCCCAAGATCCGGCAATGGGAGGCCACGGTTGACCGAATCGTTAAAGATGACCAACCAACTGGATCAAGCAATGTTAATGCGTCATCGCTTACAGTTTTGGATACTAAAATATTCCTAATTCTTAATGACTATTTTGGTAGTTACCAAGCAACCTATTTTTATTTGGTCTCAGAGTCATCGAAGACACAAGTTTGGGTTCAAGTGAATCTGGCTTGGACGTCTGGAGATCCACGCACCACACCTTCTATTGACGACACTCAAATCTCCTACATTCTCAACCAATTTGATAATGTTATCTTGCCGACGGAAACAGACTTTTTCGGAGGGGCTGATCCTCATGATGGTTCGACAGCCTATTTGCCAGGGCTGCTTGGTTTGCCATCGGACTATTACTTTGATTCTGGTGGTCGAAATATCGTTCTTATCAGCAATATCCGCGATGAGAATTACTATGATTCAACGTACCCAATCTATATTGCAGGTTTTTACTCTCCCTCGTTTGAGGTATATTTTGACCGAAATGTTATCACAATAGACGCTTATGACTGGGCAAATCGCTTAGGTCCTGACGGAACTCGTGCGTATCTTTATGAGGGTGTGGTAGCTCATGAGTGGCAGCATCTCCTTCATGATGACTATGACCCTGATGAAGAGACATTCATCAATGAGGGTATGTCCGAATATGCGGAGATCCTCTGCGGATATACGCAATCACTGCAAGGTCATCTTGACGCAGCTGCCGAAAATCCAGAGAACTCGCTTGTTGTTTGGGGTGACCAGGGCGACGAAGAGATACTGACGGACTACGGGCAGGCCGCCCTCTTCCAGATCTATCTTAACGAGCAGTTTGGTAGAACATTCACCCAAGTTTTGTTCCATAATCCTGGGAACGGGATATCCGGCGTAAACAGTGCTTTATCCCAAATGAGGATAAATAAGACTTTTTCCGACCTGTATCACGATTTTTCGGTTGCCTTGTTGATCAACTCTGTTAAAGCTGGTAGTAAGTACGCGATTAAAACGTTCCCCGGTTTTAAACTTGATATTGGATCGCCGGCATCGCCAAATCTTGAATCTTATTCCCTGGAAGGTGCTCCGCCATGGGGTACCGACTACATCTGGTTGGATGGGAATGCCAAGGAATTGTTGAAATTCCAGTTCAACGGCGTGCCGTATTCCATATTCCCGACCCGTTGGAGTTCCGATGATGGTTGGCTTTGGAGCGGCGTCGGTGATCTCATTGACAACTGGGCGATTTTTGAGACAACCGGTGGTGGTACCCTGAGTTTCGACACAATTTGGAATCTTGAAGACTATTGGGACTTCGGTTTTGTTCAGGTTTCGGTCGATGGTGGATATACTTGGTCAAGTTTATCCAATGCCTATACTACTTCTGATCATGATCCCAACGCCCACCCCACCGTAATCGCTAACCTTCCGGGATTGACCAGTTACATCAGTGCTCCAATAAATATGAGGTTCGACCTCTCTGCCTATGCCGGTCAGGATATCCTTATCGCATTCCGCTGCGTCACCGACTGGGCGACGTATTATGGCGGGTGGTGGGTTGATAATGTATATGTTGATGGGGAATTGATCTCTGATGGGACAGACGCCTCGGTATTCAAGGACATCAGCCAACTATTCCCAGTCGACAACGACTATACCGTTACATTCGTCGCCATGAAAAACTCAGGAAAGAACAAACCCGGGGAGTACAAGGTTCTCACCTTAAGGCTGGACAGCGTCACCGATACCGGTTTGTTTGAACTGAACCAAATTTTAATTTGGGCAGACCAGGTTGTTATGCTGGTGACCTACGACGCGCCGGAAGGAGTGACCTTTTATTCGGATTACAGTTACGAATTTGGCGTGAAGAATTCCAAGCTCAAAAAATAA
- a CDS encoding phage replisome organizer N-terminal domain-containing protein, whose translation MANWIMLHTCLLQDDKVAIIESKPNGTAMAYLWVKLLLLAGKVNNGGLIYLAEGVPYDDETLSAVTHFQPQLVREAMKLFHDLKMIEVHEGVICLNNWDKYQSKRLLTLHEKEARGKRQQRAEKKLLVTKIRQNLLPEIGLSVDTSTDSPRTPLIKRVEERVKENKTSPLPPKGSDDDDDDGIIRFYESQTGRSVAPGIAETLKDLTAKYGAGKVRESIKVAALAEARNPVRYMAKTLENGLRDSACRGNGGHPKSSSNLVVVN comes from the coding sequence ATGGCTAACTGGATCATGCTTCACACTTGTCTTCTCCAAGATGACAAGGTGGCTATTATTGAATCGAAGCCAAACGGGACCGCCATGGCCTACCTCTGGGTCAAATTGTTGCTCTTGGCCGGGAAGGTTAATAACGGCGGTCTTATCTATCTTGCCGAAGGTGTGCCCTATGACGATGAAACACTCAGCGCTGTCACTCATTTCCAACCGCAATTAGTCCGAGAGGCTATGAAACTCTTTCATGATCTCAAAATGATTGAGGTACATGAAGGGGTCATCTGCTTAAACAACTGGGACAAATACCAATCGAAGCGCCTCCTGACATTGCACGAGAAAGAAGCCCGGGGCAAGAGGCAGCAACGGGCGGAAAAGAAGCTACTCGTGACTAAAATCAGGCAAAATCTTCTCCCGGAAATAGGCTTGTCCGTGGACACATCCACGGACAGTCCAAGGACACCTCTTATTAAGAGAGTAGAAGAAAGAGTAAAAGAAAATAAAACCTCCCCCCTACCCCCCAAGGGATCGGATGATGATGACGATGATGGGATTATCAGGTTTTACGAGTCACAAACCGGACGTTCCGTCGCTCCCGGTATTGCCGAGACCCTGAAAGACTTGACCGCAAAGTATGGCGCCGGCAAAGTCCGTGAATCCATTAAAGTGGCCGCTCTCGCCGAAGCCAGAAACCCGGTCAGGTATATGGCGAAAACTTTGGAAAACGGGCTGCGCGATTCTGCTTGCCGCGGCAACGGGGGACACCCTAAATCCAGCAGTAATCTCGTGGTGGTGAACTGA
- a CDS encoding recombinase family protein: MTIAAVYCRVSTEDQEREGTSLDTQEALCLEKAAQIGYDVPAEFIFREAASGLTTNRPRLTELRAAAAVAGKFKAIIVLKPDRLARNGEDILSLFKEFKIGGVKLVFVKEEFEDSPAGKMLAFAMGWAAEMYVHATKEATKRGKAARMAEGKIAQGTGPGIYGYTWDKLNKQRVIDEAQAAVVRGIFDLISQGKDCFTVAKEINGRGIPALKGGPWHARTIRNVATNPAYMGVTYYGRTHREGKKTIRLPESEWKTIAGATPPIVSPAAFKAAQDALQRPKGRTGKLKYAPYLLTGFLRCGECGSPIVGGAMDRGRYRYYRCRGTFPRETGDTAICRARYIKADETDAAVWAQVKEILKHPDVHAAILKRKMDAAKDAGSIESLEKTIKKLEGQLRAFGGQHQRLMSLFSKFSTGEIDTSDALLDQINQVKKDREKAEKDLATARYALEQLREMEQVELQLPAFCAQILPNIENATFEDKRAALSLLKFAGTVTNGHVDGETIIPFRIQSKATHHWTNIGITT, from the coding sequence TTGACCATCGCGGCGGTCTATTGTCGGGTTAGCACCGAAGACCAGGAGCGGGAAGGGACCTCCCTGGACACCCAGGAGGCGCTTTGCCTGGAGAAGGCGGCGCAGATCGGGTATGACGTGCCGGCTGAGTTCATCTTCCGGGAGGCGGCCTCCGGGCTGACCACTAATCGGCCGCGGCTGACGGAGCTGCGCGCCGCGGCGGCCGTAGCCGGCAAGTTCAAGGCTATCATTGTCCTTAAGCCGGACCGCTTAGCCCGCAACGGCGAGGACATCCTGTCCCTGTTCAAGGAATTCAAGATCGGCGGCGTCAAGCTCGTATTCGTCAAAGAGGAATTTGAGGACTCGCCGGCCGGCAAGATGTTGGCTTTCGCCATGGGATGGGCTGCAGAAATGTACGTCCATGCCACCAAAGAGGCCACCAAGCGCGGCAAGGCGGCGCGGATGGCGGAAGGGAAGATCGCCCAGGGCACCGGTCCCGGGATCTACGGCTACACCTGGGACAAGCTCAACAAACAGCGTGTCATCGACGAAGCGCAGGCGGCGGTTGTCCGGGGAATCTTCGACCTGATCTCTCAGGGTAAAGATTGTTTCACCGTGGCCAAGGAGATCAACGGCCGCGGCATTCCAGCGCTCAAGGGCGGTCCGTGGCATGCCCGGACCATCCGCAATGTGGCCACCAACCCGGCATACATGGGAGTGACGTACTACGGACGGACTCACCGGGAAGGGAAGAAGACCATCCGGCTGCCGGAAAGCGAATGGAAGACCATCGCCGGCGCAACGCCGCCCATCGTCTCCCCGGCAGCGTTCAAGGCGGCGCAGGACGCCCTGCAGCGGCCGAAGGGGAGGACCGGCAAACTCAAATATGCCCCGTATCTCCTGACCGGCTTCCTCCGGTGCGGTGAGTGCGGTAGCCCGATAGTCGGCGGCGCTATGGACCGCGGCCGGTACCGGTACTACCGCTGCAGGGGGACTTTCCCGCGGGAGACAGGCGATACGGCGATCTGCCGCGCCCGCTACATCAAGGCTGACGAAACGGACGCCGCGGTATGGGCGCAGGTCAAGGAGATCCTCAAGCATCCGGACGTGCACGCCGCCATACTCAAACGGAAGATGGACGCCGCCAAGGATGCCGGCAGCATCGAGTCATTGGAGAAGACGATCAAGAAGCTGGAAGGCCAACTCAGAGCATTTGGCGGACAACACCAACGGCTTATGAGCCTGTTTTCTAAGTTCTCCACCGGGGAGATTGATACTTCGGATGCCTTGTTAGATCAAATTAACCAAGTGAAAAAGGACCGGGAGAAAGCCGAGAAAGACCTAGCCACAGCCCGCTACGCCCTGGAACAGCTGCGGGAGATGGAACAGGTTGAATTACAATTGCCGGCCTTCTGTGCCCAGATACTGCCGAACATAGAAAACGCCACTTTTGAAGATAAGAGGGCGGCACTTTCCCTATTAAAGTTTGCCGGGACAGTCACCAATGGGCACGTCGATGGTGAGACGATTATCCCCTTTAGGATTCAGTCTAAAGCTACTCACCATTGGACAAACATCGGCATCACTACGTGA
- a CDS encoding pyrimidine dimer DNA glycosylase/endonuclease V: MRMWLVDPRLMCRRHLLGEHVELHMLAGCLRRGKSIDGYLQGLVDPALIACRHEQLVREMNNRGFSHRSPLDAPECPQPAASISPERNLAELRRRCPDCASIAAPPAEC; encoded by the coding sequence ATGCGGATGTGGCTGGTTGACCCGCGGCTGATGTGCCGCAGGCACCTCCTGGGTGAACACGTCGAGCTTCACATGCTGGCCGGATGCCTCCGCCGCGGCAAGAGCATTGACGGCTACTTGCAAGGCCTGGTAGACCCGGCGCTCATCGCCTGCCGCCATGAGCAGCTGGTACGGGAGATGAATAATCGGGGTTTTTCTCACCGCTCGCCGCTCGATGCGCCGGAGTGCCCGCAGCCTGCGGCCAGCATTTCGCCGGAGCGCAACCTGGCCGAACTCCGCCGCCGCTGCCCCGATTGCGCGTCAATCGCCGCGCCGCCGGCTGAATGCTGA
- a CDS encoding tyrosine-type recombinase/integrase — protein MVQASPLPEGSLTKTRPLVDGFLESCDKRGLSPRTVTYYRSFLNAFAGQYPAIPSAVEPVEDFISSYTSSDERRHGCFRTLRVFYHFLEDRYNLANPMKKVTAPRRLPKAKRGLSREEIKRLLEFPSHSPVIRALLYFLADTGSRIGEAANLTREDVFESTVRISGKTGERIVPVSPQVRAMLLKLGPGRLWDHTPWWLTRQVSAAFKTAGFPGLTAHSLRHSFAQNWQGSDLALKAMGGWRSMTMVEHYAGQRPAMVEKEHGQYSPLAPVKLEAGGGTGTAEIRDMLQGLVKERQRGDLSQFLTFAEGMPGVFSMAMARYFFHSLMYNVSRMIRDENSKVLPLGSVKAAAYMLLHGVYGKDKDGEMDPKTRAEISRFADVMMHQVDAMFKSFVSEQYAAAMSYKQVAEIEETPEFFDLFRWEEDI, from the coding sequence ATGGTACAAGCATCGCCGCTCCCGGAAGGTAGTCTAACAAAAACCCGCCCGCTAGTCGATGGATTCCTTGAGAGTTGCGACAAACGCGGCCTCAGCCCCCGAACCGTGACCTATTATCGGTCCTTCTTGAACGCCTTCGCCGGCCAGTATCCCGCGATCCCCTCGGCGGTTGAACCCGTTGAAGATTTCATATCCAGCTACACCTCGAGCGATGAACGCCGGCATGGTTGCTTCCGGACCCTCCGGGTTTTCTATCACTTCCTTGAGGACCGCTACAACCTGGCTAATCCCATGAAGAAGGTTACGGCGCCGCGGCGGTTGCCTAAGGCCAAGCGAGGCCTGTCCAGGGAAGAGATCAAGCGCCTTCTGGAGTTCCCGAGCCACTCACCCGTAATCCGCGCTCTTCTCTACTTCCTGGCTGACACCGGCAGCCGGATCGGGGAAGCTGCCAATCTTACCCGTGAAGATGTTTTCGAGAGCACCGTAAGGATCAGCGGCAAGACCGGCGAGCGGATAGTACCGGTCAGCCCACAGGTCCGCGCCATGCTGCTGAAACTCGGGCCCGGGCGATTATGGGATCACACTCCCTGGTGGCTGACCCGGCAGGTGTCCGCTGCGTTTAAGACGGCCGGGTTCCCTGGCTTGACCGCCCATTCCCTCCGCCATAGCTTCGCTCAGAACTGGCAGGGTTCCGATCTGGCGCTCAAGGCTATGGGCGGCTGGCGGTCGATGACGATGGTGGAACACTACGCCGGGCAGCGGCCGGCAATGGTGGAGAAGGAGCATGGCCAGTATTCTCCCCTGGCGCCGGTAAAACTCGAGGCCGGAGGTGGTACCGGTACTGCGGAGATCAGAGACATGCTGCAGGGATTAGTCAAAGAGCGGCAACGCGGCGATCTCTCTCAGTTTTTAACCTTCGCTGAGGGTATGCCTGGCGTTTTCAGTATGGCCATGGCGAGATACTTTTTCCACTCGTTGATGTACAACGTCTCGAGGATGATTCGGGATGAAAATAGCAAGGTTCTCCCGTTGGGATCGGTCAAGGCGGCGGCCTATATGCTGTTGCATGGTGTCTACGGCAAGGATAAAGACGGTGAGATGGATCCAAAGACCCGGGCGGAGATCAGTAGATTCGCCGACGTGATGATGCACCAGGTCGATGCCATGTTCAAATCATTTGTATCCGAGCAGTACGCCGCGGCGATGAGTTATAAACAAGTTGCTGAAATCGAAGAAACTCCGGAATTCTTTGACCTCTTTAGATGGGAGGAAGACATTTGA